In Streptomyces hawaiiensis, one genomic interval encodes:
- a CDS encoding prepilin peptidase has product MSTGLLVLAAALWGAVAGALLPRAAYRFSAPSGEAWREECPGGHAVKGWLGRAACPECAEPGFGPRTTPLVIATALVCAVLAAATGTRPELGVWLLLAPVGVLLTAVDFRVRRLPDPLTLPFAGAALALLGLTALVPEHAGEWTTALLGSLALGGGYFVLFLINPAGMGFGDVKLALGAGAALGWYGWPTVMLGTFAGFLLGALYGTALVVTRRANRKTAIPFGPFLIAGAFLGLLVGSCTA; this is encoded by the coding sequence ATGAGCACCGGGCTGCTGGTCCTCGCCGCCGCGCTGTGGGGCGCGGTGGCGGGAGCGCTGCTGCCGCGGGCGGCCTACCGGTTCTCGGCGCCCTCGGGGGAGGCATGGCGGGAGGAGTGCCCCGGCGGGCACGCCGTCAAGGGCTGGCTGGGGCGGGCGGCGTGCCCGGAGTGCGCGGAGCCCGGATTCGGGCCGCGTACGACTCCGCTGGTGATCGCGACCGCCCTGGTCTGCGCCGTCCTGGCCGCCGCGACCGGAACCCGCCCAGAGCTCGGGGTCTGGCTGCTGCTCGCCCCGGTCGGCGTCCTGCTCACGGCCGTCGACTTCCGCGTACGGCGCCTGCCCGACCCGCTCACCCTCCCCTTCGCCGGTGCCGCCCTGGCCCTGCTCGGCCTCACCGCTCTCGTCCCCGAGCACGCGGGGGAGTGGACCACCGCCCTGCTCGGCTCCCTCGCCCTGGGCGGCGGCTACTTCGTGCTGTTCCTCATCAATCCCGCGGGCATGGGCTTCGGCGACGTCAAACTCGCCCTGGGCGCCGGTGCCGCCCTCGGCTGGTACGGCTGGCCGACGGTCATGCTCGGCACGTTCGCCGGCTTCCTCCTGGGCGCGCTGTACGGCACCGCCCTGGTCGTCACCCGCCGGGCCAACCGCAAAACAGCCATCCCCTTCGGGCCGTTCCTGATCGCGGGGGCGTTCCTGGGGCTCTTGGTGGGTTCCTGCACGGCGTGA